GGCAGCACCGACTTGATCTCAGGCGGTGCGCCGGTGCCTTCCGCGCGGTGGCAGGCCTGGCAGCTCATGCGATACAGATCTTCGCCCGTCACCGTCACGGTCGGTGCGAGTGTGAGCTGCAGCGGCTTGCGATCGGTTGCCAGATCGTTCGGGCTGGGACCATAGCGGCCGGCGCCGCGTCCGAGGCTGGTGTCGCGATAGTCGATGCCCAGCGTCCGAATCCAACTCTGGCCCGACACTGGCGTGACGGGCGAGGCCGGCGACTGCGCGCGCACGCTCGCACCGAGCAGGCCAATGACGCCGGACGCCACGGCCACTAACGTTGTCCACCGCATGTCCCCTCCTCAGGTCCGGCCGATCGCTGCCGGATTTCCGGCAGCTACGCCGACCCTCTCACGAATTCCAGAGAAACCGGCGGTTTCGACTTGGCCCCCGCCCGTGCTCCGGAGATTGCCAGGGCCTGTCGCCACGATGTCGACGCCGACCTCATTCTTCGGGATTGGGACGCCGGTGGCAGCGGCGTGCGCGCCTTCGCGCACAACGAACACGGAACACTGGGCCTGGCGGACCACGCTCTCGGACACACTGCCGAGCAACAGCCGATCCAGCCCGTGACGGCCGTGTGAGCCGACGACGACAACGTCCGCCGGCCAGTCCTTCGCCATCGTCGTGATCGCCTGCCGAGGCCCGCCTTCGACCAAGTGTGCGGTGGCAGTGTAACCGCCGCGCGTGAGTCGATCGACGACACGGGCAAGCAGTAGGTGTGCGTCCTGACGCGCGATGTCCTCGGCGTGGAGCACGGCGTGCGCCGCTCCGCGACCTTCACCGAACGCGAGAGATGAGGGCAGTTCCTTCGGCCAGTCGAGCACGTGGACCACCCGCACCTCAGTCCCAATACGGCGGAAGTGCTTCATGACCGCCTCGACGGCGGCCTGAGCGCACCCCGAGCCGTCAACCGCGAGCAACAGTTTCATCGGCCCTCTCCTGCTGTCGATGCCATGGCGACGAGGCCGACTACCAACGCTTGGCCGCGGACCTCATTCGGGCGAGGCGAACCCACCGCCCGGTCCCGACGGCGAGAAGAACTCCGGCCACGAAAGCCGCCACGAGTGTCGGAAGCGCCATGACTGGCTCCTTTTGGAAAGCGCCGCTGCCGGATTTCCGTCGGCGCGGGGTTCCCGATACCGAT
Above is a genomic segment from Vicinamibacterales bacterium containing:
- a CDS encoding universal stress protein, with product MKLLLAVDGSGCAQAAVEAVMKHFRRIGTEVRVVHVLDWPKELPSSLAFGEGRGAAHAVLHAEDIARQDAHLLLARVVDRLTRGGYTATAHLVEGGPRQAITTMAKDWPADVVVVGSHGRHGLDRLLLGSVSESVVRQAQCSVFVVREGAHAAATGVPIPKNEVGVDIVATGPGNLRSTGGGQVETAGFSGIRERVGVAAGNPAAIGRT